In Brachypodium distachyon strain Bd21 chromosome 5, Brachypodium_distachyon_v3.0, whole genome shotgun sequence, the genomic window TgaagcacgtacgtacgtatccTCTCGTGCGTGCACAGGTACAAAGCAGAGTCTCGGCCATCTGTGCAAATCTCGTTCCAGATTTATAGGCCAACGCCAACTGCCCTTTTCTGCTAGCTCTAGTAGATCTCCAGCCTTCGCCATGGAATTCACCGTCGATTTGTCCAagctcaagcagtacctggaAGCAAACGTCGATATCTCCAAAGCCAAGCAGTTCCTGCGCTGGACATGGCTGAGATGCTCCACGAAGAGCGCCACcgtgggccgccgccgccgccgcaacgtGGATCAGCCTCATCAGAAAGGCCTGGCAGCCGTGCTgaacggggaagaagaagcccctgacgtGACCTTCATCATCGGCGACCGGCTCTTCCCGGCCCACAGGGGCGTGCTAGCCGCTCGTTCCCCGGTGTTCAAAGCAGAGCTCTTCGGGCCCATGAACGAGAGCTCCTCCACAAACACCCGGCCCATCGAGATCCACGACATGGAGCCTTCCATCTTCGAGGCGCTCCTCGGCTTCATCTACACGGACGATCTCGCCGCGGATTATGACAAGGACGACGCGGCGCCATTGCTGCAGCACTTGTTGGTCGCCGCGGACCGGTACGCGGTGCACGGGCTGGCCGCGGCGTGCGAGTGGAAGCTGTGCCGGAGCATCGACGTGGACAATGTGGCCACGACGCTGGCCTTGGCGGAGCAGCACCACCGGGGGAAGCTCAAGGACGCTTGCATTGCGTTTGTTTCTTCCAAGACCGTGCTCGAAGCTATCAGGGAGACCGATGGGTTTAACCATCTTGTGCAAAGCTGCCCCTTGGTCATGATGGATATCTTGGAACAGAAGCTGCCGTCGTCCCGGGTAAGTACACGAGTGATTTCTCTGATATATTCTGCCTCAGCCTTGTTCCGATTTGATCAGCATACCTTCTGTTTTTGGGTGTCATTTTTTGTGGGAACGCAGGTCGCATGGGGCTTGACTGTATTCGGGACGCGGGTCCAACAGAGTCTGACTCTGTTCGGGACGAAGGTCCGACAGAGCGTGAGCCTGTTTGGGACGAAGGTCCAAGAGAAGCTGACCCAGTTCCGGACGCAGGTGACGACATTGTTTGCCGATGAGGAGTTCCAACACAAAATTCGCATCTGCCTGGCGTTTGTCTCCTCGTTTGGCTTCATCGTTGTCATAGTCAAAAACCTTGACAGTTCTTCTGCCGCAGAGGGTCGAACCGCCGCGAGCCTGCACCGGCTTAGGCTTTTGGTGTACCAGCTCCCCAGGGACTGGCGGTGGCTCCTCGGCGAGAAAGTACGGTCTTCGCTTGACCCGGCCGCTTTGCTCCGGAGTCTCAAGAAGTTCCAAGAATCGGCTTGGCTCAACTCGGACATATGAGCGAGACCGAGAAAGTGGGTATCAATCTCAAACTCGATCCGTTGTCCTGCAAATTAACTGAGCCTGCTTAAAGTTTTGATGCTTTCATTGAGAAATTAAGATTTTCATTTACAGGCTAGACAAAAAGATATATGTGTTCGTCTTAATAGACGTATCATTCATCTATTGTAGATGCacatatttctctttttaggtagttcaaattttaaattaCTTCGTAATGGAAATTACATTATAAATTCATACATACATGTAGAATTTTAgtcatattttcatataacTACTAAATACCATGTGTGTCCTGTGTGTCTCGCTAGTAAGTTTCAGCttttttggtaaaaaaaacataccagCTCGTTTGCCATCCGTCATTTTGTTATAGAATtgtagaattcattttgaattccaaaaaacaacttgtttagttggcacggaattaggcacaggaattcaatctcaaatttcatgaaatcacactataactagctacaattcctctctaaaatCCATCATTTCTTTaaaattgtctctcactcttcaattccatgtggcagacaaacatgatttttcaacccggaattcaaattcaaccaaatgaaatcctatcaaaaaattggatttcatttcattttgatcaaatgaaatgaattttTGGTTACCAAACGAGTTGTACATGTCAAATGTGGAAGTATACTACATAAGTGGAAATTTTTACTAAGAAATATATTAACATGTGAGCATTTACTTTTTTGAAACTGCTATATACGCACGATACCTCTTTAGCGGGTGACCACACGGTGCGGTCAAATCCACGGGTGATACGGTTCCCAACTCCCTCCCCCCTTCCTTCACCCTACCTCCCTTCATCCTTCACATACTGCCTTCCTCTCCCCCATTCTCTTGCCTTTCCCATCCCCCACCTACCacctcccctcctcctgcaGTCGTCGTGGCGACCCTCTCCttgccccgccgccgacctccctCTTATCGCGCTGCAGACCTCCCTTGTGAGGATGCACGCGTGTCGGGGCCTCCTATGGCTTGGATCCAGGCTGCCGCCTCCACAAACGGTCAGATCTGGTTGCGCCGCCGACCTTCTTGGTCGGATCTACGAGCGTCAGGGCCTCTTGTGACTTGGATTCGAGCCGCCACCACATCCTATAGCCGGATCCAGTTGCGTCGCTGCCGCGGTCGCTCTCTTCTCGTGCCGTCGCCGATTCCCCTAGTCGGATCCACGCGCCCTGAGGGCCTCCTATAGCCTTGGATCCAGGATGCAGCCACCTCAAATGGCCAGATCTGGTCGCGCCAATGCCGCGGTCACCCTCTTCTCATGCCTCCGCTGACTTCCCCGGTCGGATCTACGCGCGTCGGGGCCTCCTATGACCTGGATCCGGGCTGTCGTCACCTCCTATAGCCGAATTTGGTCGCGTTGCTGGCGCAGTCGCCCTCTTCttgtgccgccgccgacttTCCCCGGTCAGATCCACGCGCGCCGAGGGCCTCCTATGGTTTGGATCTGGGACTCCGCCGCCTCCTATGGCTAGGTCTGACTCGTCAGCATCGTTGAGAGAGTTGCATCTTGGTGAGTTTTTACCTTTTGTTGTTAGCAAAAGCAAAATTAAGATTTAAAGAATCAAAAGTTGAGAAAAGTAGAACTTTAAAATTAAAAGTTAATAAagcaaaattcaaaatattaaaaataaaaaagcagtccaaaaaggtaaaaaaaaaacctgtcAAATCACGCCAGCTTTCATCTTGGCGGAGCACCGCCAATTAAGCCTCCTTTAAACGTATACTTCTAGAACTTTGtaaagcttcttctttttttaggtAACGGTAGaacttctaaacatggctTTCGAGTTTTTTGAAATTTCGGGTTCGcgtttgcttttttttttttgagcgaaggGCTCGCGTTTGCTGGTAGGACTCATGGTGAGCGATTTTCTAAATCTTCGATGGGCTTACTACATCTCGTTCGTTCTTCCGTTGCTAGACCGCACGGGCTTCCAGCCGCAGCGGACTACGGGCCGTCAAACGGGGTAACTCTAGCTGGGCCAGTCCACGCTCGCGGAGGCACCGGAAACGGAAACGCCGAAACGGGCAGTAGTCATAGTCGTAGCCAGGGCAGGGGAGGGGTTTCTCTTGCGCCGCACGGGGGGTTCGGCACTTTGGCTCCTGCTCAGTAGCTCACGCAATTTCCAGGggttttcctcttcctctcctcctgctcccTCCTCTCCATCTCCGGCAGCCGGCGGGCGACCTCAGCTGTGCGCGCCCTTGGGGGGAATCGAGGGTGCGGTTCCCGGAAGGAGTCAGCGAAGGGCTGTCCCCGGttgggcgggcgggcgggcgcgtGGTGGCGGCGCATCTTCCCCCAAATTGATTCCCGATGGTCTTCTCCCCCGACATCGGCCCCCTTCCCCGATCCGCCAACGCGCCGCGCCGCTGAGGCTGCCCGGATCGGATCGTCCGACCTTGCAATGCCCTCATGGATGCTGGGTTCCAAGAGTTTCTCGCTTGATCGGTTAGTTTTTTCCTGCTGCTGCCATGGGTGATCATCATCGCGACTCGATTCTTGGGGCGCCCGGCCACTGCCTGCCCAAGACGTCGTCGATGAGCATGACGGACTCCGTCACCGCGGTCCACGACTTCAGGGTGACCGGCTACTCGCTCGTGGACGGCATGGGCGTCGGCAGGTACGTCAGCTCCAGCACCTTCACCGTCGGCGGCCTCGACTGGGCCGTCAGGTTCTACCCGGATGGATCTTCGACCACCTGCCTCGGCAACGCCTCGGCCTTCCTGTACTACTTCAGCCGCGAGAAGGACGTCAGGGCCAGGTTCACCCTGAATTTGTTGGAGAAAGACGGCAGGCTGTCTCCGGTGACCAACTCCCACATGAAGCATACGTTCTCTCCGGCAAGTGACAATTGGGGGTTCATCAAATTCGTCGAGAAATCCAAGCTTCAAGGGTCACCGTTCGTCGAGAACGACTGCTTGACGATCAGGTGCTTGCTGACTGTTGTGAAAGAATCTCGTACTGAAGATGTTGAGATGAATTCAATCGTAGTTCCACCATCCAATCTGCACCTTGATTTTGGGAACATGTTGACTGATGGAGAAGGTGCAGATGTGACGTTTTCGGTGTGTGGCCAATTGTTCCGTGCTCATAGATGTGTTTTGGCTTTCCGCTCTCCGGTGTTCAGGGCTGAGCTCTTTGGTCCGATGAAAGAAAACAACGCCACACAGTGCATCAAGATCGATGACATGGAGCCTCTCATATTCGAGGCGCTTCTTCACTTCATCTACACAGATACCCTTTCAGATACCTGCAAAGATGGCAAAGCTGCAGCTATGCAACACCTCCTTGTTGCTGCTGATCGTTATGGAGTCGACAGGCTAAGATTGCTATGTGAAAAGAAGTTAAGCGATAGTATTGATGTTGAAACGGTGGCAACAACCCTAGCTCTAGCCGAGCAACACCACTGCTCTCAGCTGCGGCAAGCTTGCATCAGATTCATGGCCTCGCCAAACATGCTTGGTCCTGTCATAGAAACCGATGGATTCAAGCATCTCGTAGCGAGCTGCCCTTTGATTATGAAGGATATTTTAGGCAAAGTGTCCCTCATTTGGAGCGACAAGTCTTGTGAGAAGTAGAATAAGATGATACATTTCGCACTAAACAGCGGTACTGAATTTTAACCAGGTTCAGGTAACTGCATTTCTGTGTTTCAGTGTTATATCTCTTGTGTAAGCTCTCCAATGTGtttttgtatatatatacattacATGACTGAATGGCTCATTGGTACCATGGagaaagttttaatttggaaAAATAATCTGTGGTGTGTTGgctctcctctccttttcgTTTTCCTTG contains:
- the LOC100833533 gene encoding BTB/POZ and MATH domain-containing protein 3 encodes the protein MEFTVDLSKLKQYLEANVDISKAKQFLRWTWLRCSTKSATVGRRRRRNVDQPHQKGLAAVLNGEEEAPDVTFIIGDRLFPAHRGVLAARSPVFKAELFGPMNESSSTNTRPIEIHDMEPSIFEALLGFIYTDDLAADYDKDDAAPLLQHLLVAADRYAVHGLAAACEWKLCRSIDVDNVATTLALAEQHHRGKLKDACIAFVSSKTVLEAIRETDGFNHLVQSCPLVMMDILEQKLPSSRVAWGLTVFGTRVQQSLTLFGTKVRQSVSLFGTKVQEKLTQFRTQVTTLFADEEFQHKIRICLAFVSSFGFIVVIVKNLDSSSAAEGRTAASLHRLRLLVYQLPRDWRWLLGEKVRSSLDPAALLRSLKKFQESAWLNSDI
- the LOC100826820 gene encoding BTB/POZ and MATH domain-containing protein 2, which gives rise to MGDHHRDSILGAPGHCLPKTSSMSMTDSVTAVHDFRVTGYSLVDGMGVGRYVSSSTFTVGGLDWAVRFYPDGSSTTCLGNASAFLYYFSREKDVRARFTLNLLEKDGRLSPVTNSHMKHTFSPASDNWGFIKFVEKSKLQGSPFVENDCLTIRCLLTVVKESRTEDVEMNSIVVPPSNLHLDFGNMLTDGEGADVTFSVCGQLFRAHRCVLAFRSPVFRAELFGPMKENNATQCIKIDDMEPLIFEALLHFIYTDTLSDTCKDGKAAAMQHLLVAADRYGVDRLRLLCEKKLSDSIDVETVATTLALAEQHHCSQLRQACIRFMASPNMLGPVIETDGFKHLVASCPLIMKDILGKVSLIWSDKSCEK